From the Fusobacterium ulcerans ATCC 49185 genome, the window AGAGATATTTATGAAAGAAAAGAAATTAGGGGGTTCTGCTTTTATTCCTATGTTGGTTTTCCTTATTCTTTACTTGGGAAGTGGATGCTATTTTACAATAACTGGTGTAAGTAATGCATGGAATCTATTTCCACGTCATGCTGCAATATTTATTGGAATTATAGTAGCCTGTTTAATGTATAGACAGATGCCTTTCGAAACTAAAATGAAAAAGTTTTGCGTTGCAGCAGGTAATGATGGTGTAGTAATGATGTGTATGATTTTCTTGGTTGCAGGAGCTTTTGCAGGGGTTGCAAAACAAATGGGGGGAGTAGCTAGTGTTGTAAATATGGGGCTTTCTTTTATACCAACAAGCTTTGTGCTTCCAGGAATATTTATAATTTCATCACTTGTTGCAACTGCTATTGGAACATCTTCAGGGACTCTTGTTGCAATAGCTCCAATTGCTTTAGCAATTGCAGAAACAACAGGAACAAGTATTCCAATGTTTTTTGGAGCTGTTTATAGTGGAGCATTATTTGGAGATAACTTATCTATTATTTCAGATACAACCATAGCAGCAACTAAAGGTGCTGGATGTGAAATGAAAGATAAATTTAAAATGAACTTTACTATTGCTTTACCTGCAGCTATAGTTTCTGCAATACTTTACTATATGGTGGGAAGTCATGTAACAATAAGTTCAGAAACACTTCCATATAATATATTGCTTATTTTGCCTTATATTTATGTAATAGCAGCAGCAGTTAAGGGAATGGATGTATTTGTTGTTCTTGTTTCAGGAACATTCTTTGCAGGAATTGTTGGTATGTTTGCTGGAACTATGACAATGATAACATTTGTTCAGTCTATTGGGACAGGAATGTCTGGAATGATGTCTACTGCAATAGTGGCAATGCTTTTAAGAGGTCTTATTGGATTGATTGAGGAATATGGAGGAATTGAATGGCTTATAAAAGTACTTCGCAGAAATGTTAAAACTCGTAAAGGGGCGGAATATTGTATTGGAGCTATGGCAGGAATATTGGACTTTGCACTTATTAATAATACAATTGCAATAATGATAACAGCACCTATAGCAAAAGATATTGCAGATGAGCATCATATTTCTCCTAAACGTAATGCAAGTTTGATGGATATATTTGCCTGTGCAGTTCATGGACTTGCTCCACATGCTGGAGGTATGCTGACATTATCTGGATTCTATGCAGCATTGAATCCACTTGAAGTTGTTAAGTATAATTTCTATTGTTACTTCTTACTTTTAGCAGTAATTATTACAATACAGTTTGGACTTCTTCGTACTAAGGAAGAGAAGGAATATATAAAAAGTCAGGCAGGAGTTTAACAGTTAGGATAATATAAAATATTGTAAAAAGTTTTAATTTTACTTATACAAGTGTTGATAATATAAAAAATGGTGACAAAAAGATAAATTAATTTGTCACCATTTTCTTATTAAAATTTTATTTTAGTATAAAGCAATATGTCCATCTGTTCTAGGTTCAGTTCCTCCTACAAGAACTCCATTTTCCATTCTCCAGATGATCTCTCCTCTTCCCATCATAAGTGGATCATAAAGAACTTTTATATCATGTCCCATAGCCGCAAGCTCATATGCTATATGCTCAGGAACTCCATGTTCAAGTTCTATATTTTTCTTTCCTACCCATTGCCATCTTGGTGCATCTAATGCTGCCTGTGGATTCATTAGGAAATCTACTGTATTAGTTACTACCTGTACATGTCCTTGCGGCTGCATAAATCCTCCCATTACTCCAAATGGGCCTACAGCTTTTCCATCTTTTCCAAGGAATCCAGGAATTATTGTATGATATGGTCTTTTTGCTGGTCCTACACAGTTTGCACTTTCAAGGTCAAGGTTAAAGTTATTTCCTCTGTTATGAAGAGCTATTCCTGTTCCTGGTACTACCATTCCAGAACCAAATCCCATATAGTTGCTTTGAATATATGATATCATATTTCCTTCATTATCTGCTGCTGCAAGATATACAGTTCCTCCACAGAATGGATCTCCTGCTTCTGGCATTATTGCTGTATTTCCTATAAGTTTTGCTCTATCCTCTGCATATGCTTTAGATAGCAGCTGCTCAACTGTTACTTTCATAAATCTAGGATCAGCTACATATTTTTGTACATCTACAAATGCAAGTTTCATTGCTTCTATCATTGTATGATATGATCTTACTGTTTCTCTCGCTTCAAACTGGAATCTATCAAGAATATTAAGTGCCATAAGAGCGCTTATTCCATGTCCATTTGGTGGAAGTTCATAAACATCATATCCATGATATTTTACAGAAATAGGTTCTACCCATTCTGCTTCAAACTCCTCTAAGTCATCTTTTCTAAGGTATCCATTATATTTTTTAGAGAATGCATCTATTTTATCTGCAAGCTCTCCTTTGTAGAAAGCATCTGCATAAGTATCACCTATCATTTCCAAAGTATCTGCATGATCAGGAAGTCTTACTATATCTCCTATCTCAGGACATTTTCCATCTTGAGTAAAAGTATCAAACCAAGGTTTAAATTCTTCTCCCTCTTCTTTTCCAAAGTTAACAGCTGCTTTCTTCCAAAGTTTAGCAACATTTACAGGTACAGCATACCCTTCTCTTGCTAACTTTACAGCTGGAGCTACAACTTCACTTAAAGGAAGTTTTCCAAATTTCTTGCTTAATTCTGCCCAAGCTTTAGGTATTCCAGGTACATTTACAGGAATAAATCCATATTTAGGCATCTCTTTCAATCCTTTGTTTAAAAGGTCTTGAGCTTCAATAAGCTTTGGTGAAGGACCGCTGGCATTAAGTCCATACATTTTATTATTTACACTAAGGATAGCAAATCCATCTCCACCTATTCCATTACCTGTAGGCTCTACAACAGTAAGAGCAGCAGCAGTGGCAATAGCAGCATCGATTGCGTTTCCTCCTTTTTTTAGTATTTCAAGTCCAGCCTGTGCAGCAAGTGGAGATCCAGTTGCCACCATACCATTTTTAGCATACATCACATTTCTTCTTGATGGATATGGATAAATAGTAGAATCAAATTTTAACATCTTATTCCTCCTAGAGATTAATTTTAAAGTTTATATGAAGATATGTTTTTATTAAAGAAGCTCAACAAATATTCCTGCAATAATTATAGAAATAGTGGTTACTGAAGCAAGTCCTGCAACAACATATGCTGGAATTATTCTTTTAAGTATAGCATTTTTTTCCTCTTCATCATCTGTAAGAGCAGTAGCTATTTCATTAGCAATAAGATAAGTAGCTGGGAATCCAAGAAGTTGTGCCATTGCAATACCCATTGCAAGATCTCTTGATCCAACTATTTTCCATGTAGGAAGTAAATAAATAAGTAGATATGTTCCTACAACAAATGCAGCAAAGATTATTAATAATTGGAATCCTAAAGTAGTAAGATCTCCAAAAGATATTTTAGCAAGAGATGGAATCAAACTTGCAAAAACAGCAAATGAAAGGAATCCAGAAACTTTTGCTTTATCAAGAATAGCATTAGGAACAGCTCCACTGTATGAAAGTATAGTTCCTAATAAAAGTGCAGTGATACTTGCATTAAGTCCAGTTTTTTCCTGAACTAGTCTTGAAATGAAAGCAGCAGCAGCAGCAATAGCCATGCAAGTAAAAGAAGTAAAATATTTTTCATTCTTTTTAGCAAAAGTTATTCTAGCTTCTTTAACAGGAGCTTTTTTTTCATCAGTTGCAGCTTGAATTTTTCCTGCTCTGAATTGCTCAAGAACTTTTCTTCCTTCTCTCATACCAAAATATGACGCAGGAGGAGTTCCAACAAATTTTTGAATAGCATATACCAAAGTACCAAGTGCAGCAACAGTTTGGAATCCTTTTTCCATAGCAGCACCAGTCATTATTTGAGTAGCAATAATTCCACCATTGATAATAGGAATAGAAACAACAGCAGCTTCTTTTCCTACCAGAGGAACAACAGCAAAGACAGCAATAATTCCAACTATCATGGAAATAATAGCCATAACTACAGTTCTCCATTCATCAATAAGTTCTTTTATATTGATCATAGTTCCCATATGGAAAATAAGTAAAGGAGCACTCCAAGCAGCTGATTGAGATAAACCTGCTTTTTGAATCATATCAGCTGGAATCATTTTAGTCATAAATCCTACTAAGAATAAAAACATTGCAACAAAAACTGATGAAAGCTTAGCTTTTGTAAAAACTCCTAAAAAGTCACCTATTGCAAAGAATAGTACCGTTAAAAATAAAAATAAAAACATGTAACCTGCGTTCGTCATAAATTTTCCCCCTTAATCGCATTTTTTATTTAATTAAAATTCAATGTCTTTTATAACATGGAAATATGTAGATCTAAATTTAAAGTTTTTGATATTTTTTCTCATAACCATATTATCCATTGAATAATAAAGTGGGACACAAGCAATATCATCTTGAATCATTTGTTGAGCTATTTCATAGTTATGTTTTCTTTCTGCTGGGTCAGAAGTAGCTCTTCCAGCTTCTATATATTTATCAAGTTCAGGATTTTTATATCTTCCATGGTTACCAGCTGCTCCAGCTGAACTACTGTGATATAGTGGGAAAAGGATATTATCAGAATCTCCAGTTCCTCCGCTCCAACCCCCAAGTTTCATCTCAAAGTTTGCATTAGCAAGATCTTGAAGATAAGTAGCCCATGCTACAACTTCTATTTCAAGTTCTAATCCTATTTCTTTAAGATTTGATTGAATAATTTGTGCTACTTGTACTCTTGATGGATTATCATTAGTTATTATTTTTAATTTAGTTCCAGTTAAACCATTTTCTTCAACTATCTGTTTAGCTTTTTCCATATCCCTAGGAAGACCAGTTACTTTATCTGAATATCCAAAAGCCACATTACTAACTGGTGAGTTTGCTTCAATAGCAAGACCATTATAGATGGCATCTATAATCCCCTTTTTATCTATAGCCATAGCAATAGCTTCTCTAAGAGCTTTGTTATGGAATTTTTCTTTATCAAAGTTAAATGTAATTGCTTCAGTAAGAACTACAGGTTTACTTATAATTACTAAATCAGGATTATTTTTAAGATTTTCTAAATCAATAGGTGCAACTGTATAAGCAATGTCTATATCTTTTGCTTCTAGTGCCATAGCTCTCGCAGTATTTTCTGTTATAGTTTTAACTAGAAGCTTGTCAAATTTAGGTGCTCCTTGGAAATGATCTTTGAAAGATTCTAAAGTAATCTGTTCCCCAGTTCCCCATTCAATAAGCTTGAAAGGTCCAGTTCCAATACCAGCTATAGAAAGATCATCATTTTGTTCTTTTACACTTCTCTCATTCAATATAGAAGTTCTTGGATGAGCAAGATTATACAATATTGATGAGAAAGGTTTTGACAGAGTAATTTTTACAGTATAGTCATCAAGTGCCTCTACTCCTGAAATAGGATCAACCATAACCATACTTGCTGGTTTATTTTTCATTCTATTAATACTGAATACCACATCTGAAGCTTTTAATTCATCACCATTGTGAAATTTAACTCCTTTTTGCAATTTGAATATAAGTGTAGTAGGATCTTTAAATTCCCAGCTTTCAGCTAATTCAGGAACTATGTTTCCATTTTCATCTATCTCTACCAGACTGTTAAAAATCTGTTGAGACATTATTCCCCCAATTACTTCTGAATACATGTGTGGATCAACACCTTTTGGTTTTCCATTTAATCCGACTCTTAAAACTTGTTCCTTTTTAGGTTTTTCAGTTCCTGCTGTTTTTTCTGCTTTATCAGAACATCCTATGAGTCCCAACATCACCAGAAAGATAAAAAATATTTTTTTCATTTTCTCCCCCTTAAAAAAATTTAATAAAAAAGCTTAGGTCTATAAATATAGAATAGGCCTAAGCTTTAACCCCTTTTTAATCCCAAGCCTCTTTGTATTTTGTATACTGAAAACAGGCTTGATTAACATAAGAAATATTATGTGAAAAATCAACCCTTTAAATCATGATATGAGTAGTGTATGTATATATATTATGACTTTTTTTAAAGTGTTGCTTAACATAAAATATCTCCTTTTTCAATTGAATTTTTGTTTATGGTATTAATAGTACTACTTTTTTTTTCATGTGTCAATATTTTTTTATTGTAGTACTAAAAAAATGATATGATAACTTTATATATAATAGGAATGAATAATGCTGGCATAAGATTTCCTATTTTTATATCTTTATTGAATAAAAGATTTATTCCTAACCCTATCATCATAAGACCTCCCACAACAGATATCTGATTGATGACAGCATCATCTAATCCACTTTTTATAAAAAAAGCAAAAAGAAATATGGACCCTTGATATACAAATACAGTAACTGCAGAGAATAAAACTCCTATTCCATATTTTGATGAAAAAATAAGTGAGGCAACTCCATCAAGAAGTGCTTTTATGAAGAGGATTTCATTATTACCAGAAAGTCCACTTTTTATAGAACCAACAATAGCCATTGCTCCTACATTAAACATAATACTGGTGGTAACAAAACCCTTAACTATATCATTTCCACCATTTTTAGAAAATCTTTTTTCTAAATAAACGCCAAGCATAGTAAGTCTTTCATCTATTCTCAAAAGTTCTCCAATGATTCCACCAATAACCATAAATAATATTATGAGCATACCATTATCAAAGTTTATTCCATCTTTAATTCCTAAAGTTAATATGGAAAGTCCCATAGAAGTCATTATTATATCTTTTATTCTGTCAGGAATACCTTTTTTCAGCCACATACCAAGTAGGCTTCCAAGAATGACAGCAGCTGTATTTACAATATTTCCCAGCATTTTATTCCCCCCTGATATTTTGTTTTAAAGTTTAAAAAACTTTTCTAAATATAAAGCTACACCATTTTCAATATTTTTAGGTGCAGTATTATTTATCTCCCTTTTTACTATTTCCTGAGCATTTTCCATAACTACTGGATGACCAACTTTTCTAAGCATATCAAGATCATTTTCTCCATCACCAAAAGCCATGATTTTATTCATATCTATTCCAAGCTGTTGAGCTATAACTTTAAGTGCATTTCCTTTACTGCACTCCTTAGGAACTATATCAATACATTCAGGATCAGAAATAGTTATTTCAACTACATCAGAAAATTTTTCTCTCAGCTCTTTGTTTACTTTAAGAATGATATCAGCATCTTCTACTATTATTATTTTATGAAGGGCAGGACAATCTTCAATATCACCAAGAATGTGTTCTACAAAGTCAAGTCTTCTGCTGTAATCATTTTTATCATATTCATCTCGGTAGAAATCATCATCAATAAATCCATTATATGCTATTTTTCTTTCTCTTAAAAGTTTTATTATTTCTTGAGATGTTTTTTTATCAATAATTTTTTCAAATATACTTTTTTCTTCTTTATCATATATGTTGGCACCATTGTTACAGATAAGATAAATATCTAATCCTATATCTTTTTTCAATCTTATAGCAGAGGCTCTTCCTCTTCCAGTAGCTATAGCGAACTCAACACCATTATTGACTAGTTTTTTTACAGCTGTTTTTGTATAATCAGTGATCTGACTTTCCATATTTAAAAGAGTTCCGTCTAGATCTGATA encodes:
- a CDS encoding Na+/H+ antiporter NhaC family protein; the protein is MKEKKLGGSAFIPMLVFLILYLGSGCYFTITGVSNAWNLFPRHAAIFIGIIVACLMYRQMPFETKMKKFCVAAGNDGVVMMCMIFLVAGAFAGVAKQMGGVASVVNMGLSFIPTSFVLPGIFIISSLVATAIGTSSGTLVAIAPIALAIAETTGTSIPMFFGAVYSGALFGDNLSIISDTTIAATKGAGCEMKDKFKMNFTIALPAAIVSAILYYMVGSHVTISSETLPYNILLILPYIYVIAAAVKGMDVFVVLVSGTFFAGIVGMFAGTMTMITFVQSIGTGMSGMMSTAIVAMLLRGLIGLIEEYGGIEWLIKVLRRNVKTRKGAEYCIGAMAGILDFALINNTIAIMITAPIAKDIADEHHISPKRNASLMDIFACAVHGLAPHAGGMLTLSGFYAALNPLEVVKYNFYCYFLLLAVIITIQFGLLRTKEEKEYIKSQAGV
- the ggt gene encoding gamma-glutamyltransferase; the encoded protein is MLKFDSTIYPYPSRRNVMYAKNGMVATGSPLAAQAGLEILKKGGNAIDAAIATAAALTVVEPTGNGIGGDGFAILSVNNKMYGLNASGPSPKLIEAQDLLNKGLKEMPKYGFIPVNVPGIPKAWAELSKKFGKLPLSEVVAPAVKLAREGYAVPVNVAKLWKKAAVNFGKEEGEEFKPWFDTFTQDGKCPEIGDIVRLPDHADTLEMIGDTYADAFYKGELADKIDAFSKKYNGYLRKDDLEEFEAEWVEPISVKYHGYDVYELPPNGHGISALMALNILDRFQFEARETVRSYHTMIEAMKLAFVDVQKYVADPRFMKVTVEQLLSKAYAEDRAKLIGNTAIMPEAGDPFCGGTVYLAAADNEGNMISYIQSNYMGFGSGMVVPGTGIALHNRGNNFNLDLESANCVGPAKRPYHTIIPGFLGKDGKAVGPFGVMGGFMQPQGHVQVVTNTVDFLMNPQAALDAPRWQWVGKKNIELEHGVPEHIAYELAAMGHDIKVLYDPLMMGRGEIIWRMENGVLVGGTEPRTDGHIALY
- a CDS encoding ABC transporter substrate-binding protein codes for the protein MKKIFFIFLVMLGLIGCSDKAEKTAGTEKPKKEQVLRVGLNGKPKGVDPHMYSEVIGGIMSQQIFNSLVEIDENGNIVPELAESWEFKDPTTLIFKLQKGVKFHNGDELKASDVVFSINRMKNKPASMVMVDPISGVEALDDYTVKITLSKPFSSILYNLAHPRTSILNERSVKEQNDDLSIAGIGTGPFKLIEWGTGEQITLESFKDHFQGAPKFDKLLVKTITENTARAMALEAKDIDIAYTVAPIDLENLKNNPDLVIISKPVVLTEAITFNFDKEKFHNKALREAIAMAIDKKGIIDAIYNGLAIEANSPVSNVAFGYSDKVTGLPRDMEKAKQIVEENGLTGTKLKIITNDNPSRVQVAQIIQSNLKEIGLELEIEVVAWATYLQDLANANFEMKLGGWSGGTGDSDNILFPLYHSSSAGAAGNHGRYKNPELDKYIEAGRATSDPAERKHNYEIAQQMIQDDIACVPLYYSMDNMVMRKNIKNFKFRSTYFHVIKDIEF
- a CDS encoding DUF554 domain-containing protein → MLGNIVNTAAVILGSLLGMWLKKGIPDRIKDIIMTSMGLSILTLGIKDGINFDNGMLIILFMVIGGIIGELLRIDERLTMLGVYLEKRFSKNGGNDIVKGFVTTSIMFNVGAMAIVGSIKSGLSGNNEILFIKALLDGVASLIFSSKYGIGVLFSAVTVFVYQGSIFLFAFFIKSGLDDAVINQISVVGGLMMIGLGINLLFNKDIKIGNLMPALFIPIIYKVIISFF
- a CDS encoding Cof-type HAD-IIB family hydrolase, with translation MKLVVSDLDGTLLNMESQITDYTKTAVKKLVNNGVEFAIATGRGRASAIRLKKDIGLDIYLICNNGANIYDKEEKSIFEKIIDKKTSQEIIKLLRERKIAYNGFIDDDFYRDEYDKNDYSRRLDFVEHILGDIEDCPALHKIIIVEDADIILKVNKELREKFSDVVEITISDPECIDIVPKECSKGNALKVIAQQLGIDMNKIMAFGDGENDLDMLRKVGHPVVMENAQEIVKREINNTAPKNIENGVALYLEKFFKL